Proteins encoded together in one Entomobacter blattae window:
- a CDS encoding glycosyltransferase: MFFYMPYLCPNLHVMIAGDGLERITLEAMVEQRKLQGRVHMPGWIEQPGRWIAACDVFGLPFSS, encoded by the coding sequence ATGTTCTTTTACATGCCGTATTTATGCCCTAACCTGCATGTGATGATTGCTGGAGACGGGCTAGAGCGAATCACTTTAGAGGCGATGGTTGAACAACGAAAACTTCAAGGTCGGGTTCATATGCCTGGGTGGATTGAGCAGCCAGGTCGTTGGATAGCCGCCTGTGATGTTTTTGGTTTGCCCTTCTCGTCATAA
- a CDS encoding ABC transporter permease, producing MQASFSVDAFFLCLFLGTLGARYRDVSPMIASILPILFFMTPMIWKPDLIYLGRQYMLLNPFFPLIEIMRAPLMGEIPRLSIWVFAIGYSVIIWLAGFFVLTKVRARPVSLRAAFRISEERGALTGQVEHPLQRNKPFLESLL from the coding sequence TTGCAGGCCAGTTTTAGTGTAGATGCCTTTTTTCTATGCTTGTTTTTAGGCACTCTGGGGGCACGTTATAGGGATGTCTCTCCCATGATTGCCAGTATCCTCCCAATCCTTTTCTTTATGACCCCGATGATATGGAAACCTGATCTCATCTATCTTGGGCGACAATATATGCTTCTCAACCCGTTTTTCCCGCTGATAGAAATTATGCGCGCACCTCTTATGGGAGAAATTCCGCGCCTTTCCATTTGGGTATTTGCTATAGGATATAGCGTAATTATATGGCTGGCAGGTTTCTTTGTATTGACAAAGGTCCGGGCACGACCTGTGAGTTTGCGGGCGGCATTTCGTATTTCAGAGGAAAGGGGTGCCCTTACCGGGCAGGTTGAACACCCCTTGCAGAGGAACAAGCCTTTCTTGGAGAGCCTTTTATGA
- the ppa gene encoding inorganic diphosphatase yields the protein MDISKIPAGENLPDDLNVVIEIPQGSSVKYEVDKASGAVFVDRFLFTPMSYPTAYGFIPQTLAADGDPADALVLVPNNVFPGSVIRARPIGVLKMEDEGGQDEKIICVPHTKITSLFSTIQTIADLPELTKNSIEHFFTHYKDLEPGKWVKITGWGTLDDAKKVIMESAAAFTK from the coding sequence ATGGATATTTCCAAAATCCCTGCGGGAGAAAACCTGCCTGATGATTTGAATGTGGTGATCGAAATTCCCCAGGGGTCTTCTGTTAAATACGAGGTGGATAAAGCAAGTGGTGCCGTTTTTGTTGACCGATTCTTGTTTACCCCCATGTCTTACCCTACGGCTTATGGATTTATTCCCCAAACCCTGGCTGCCGATGGTGACCCAGCCGATGCCCTGGTGTTAGTGCCCAATAATGTCTTTCCTGGCTCTGTCATTCGCGCTCGCCCCATTGGGGTCTTGAAAATGGAAGATGAAGGCGGTCAGGATGAAAAAATTATTTGCGTCCCCCACACCAAAATTACCTCTTTATTCTCCACCATTCAAACCATTGCCGATTTACCAGAGCTGACCAAAAACAGCATTGAACATTTTTTCACCCACTATAAAGACCTCGAACCCGGCAAATGGGTAAAAATTACAGGGTGGGGCACCTTGGATGACGCCAAAAAGGTTATTATGGAGTCTGCTGCAGCCTTTACCAAATAA
- the ettA gene encoding energy-dependent translational throttle protein EttA — MASYQYVYVMKDLTKAYPGGREVFKGITLSFMPGAKIGVLGVNGAGKSTLLRIMAGKEKEYGGEAWAAEGVRVGYLEQEPQLDPTKTVGENVAMGFGSLKAAVDRFNEISLQFAEPMEEDEMTALLAEQAELQEKIDAGDGWELDRKIEIALDALRCPPADSSIEHLSGGERRRVALCRLLLEKPDLLLLDEPTNHLDAESVAWLERTLRDYEGTVIVITHDRYFLDNITNWILEIERGRGYPFEGNYSSWLVQKRKRLAQEEKEESARQRALAAEQEWISSSPKARQAKSKARITRYEDLLAQSQERVSGVAEIVIPPGPRLGGTVIEAKNLSKSFGDRLLIDDLSFKLPPGGIVGVIGPNGAGKSTLFKMITGAQKPDSGSLTIGETVALGYVDQSRDDLDGSKTVWEEISGGTDVIYQGKRTIPSRAYVGAFNFKGADQQKKVGILSGGERNRVHLAKMLKKESNVILLDEPTNDLDVDTLRALEEALEEFAGCAVVITHDRWFLDRLATHILAFEGDSHVEWFEGNFADYEEDKRRRLGPDATEPSRIKYRPLAR; from the coding sequence ATGGCCAGTTATCAATATGTTTACGTTATGAAAGATCTGACCAAGGCTTATCCTGGCGGGCGTGAGGTTTTTAAGGGTATTACCCTTTCCTTTATGCCAGGGGCCAAAATTGGGGTTCTGGGGGTGAATGGGGCTGGTAAGTCCACCTTACTGCGGATTATGGCGGGAAAGGAGAAGGAGTATGGCGGCGAGGCCTGGGCTGCAGAAGGGGTAAGGGTTGGTTATCTGGAGCAGGAACCCCAGCTGGATCCTACAAAAACAGTGGGCGAGAATGTGGCGATGGGGTTTGGCTCTCTCAAGGCTGCGGTTGATCGGTTTAACGAGATTTCCCTGCAATTTGCCGAGCCAATGGAGGAGGATGAGATGACAGCCCTGCTGGCCGAGCAGGCTGAGCTGCAAGAGAAAATCGATGCGGGGGATGGCTGGGAGCTTGACCGTAAAATAGAAATTGCCCTCGATGCCCTACGTTGCCCCCCAGCTGATTCCTCCATTGAGCATCTTTCTGGGGGGGAGAGGCGCCGCGTGGCCCTGTGCCGATTGCTGCTTGAAAAGCCCGATCTGTTATTGCTGGATGAGCCTACCAACCATTTGGATGCTGAAAGTGTGGCCTGGCTGGAGCGTACTTTACGGGATTATGAAGGCACCGTGATTGTGATTACCCATGATCGCTACTTCCTTGATAACATTACCAACTGGATTTTGGAGATTGAGCGCGGGCGGGGCTATCCGTTTGAAGGGAATTACTCATCCTGGCTGGTGCAGAAAAGAAAGCGCCTTGCCCAGGAGGAAAAAGAGGAAAGTGCGCGTCAGCGTGCCCTGGCTGCTGAGCAGGAGTGGATTTCCTCTAGCCCCAAGGCCCGCCAAGCCAAAAGCAAGGCCCGTATCACTCGTTATGAAGATTTGCTGGCTCAAAGCCAGGAGCGTGTTTCCGGTGTGGCAGAAATTGTTATCCCCCCCGGGCCGCGCTTGGGTGGCACTGTGATTGAGGCCAAAAATCTGAGCAAATCCTTTGGCGATCGCCTCTTGATTGATGATCTGAGCTTTAAATTGCCCCCAGGGGGTATTGTGGGGGTTATTGGGCCTAACGGGGCGGGGAAATCCACCTTATTTAAGATGATTACCGGAGCACAAAAGCCCGATTCTGGCAGCCTGACCATCGGTGAAACAGTCGCTTTGGGGTATGTCGATCAATCCCGTGATGATCTGGATGGGAGCAAAACCGTATGGGAAGAAATTTCTGGTGGTACCGATGTGATCTATCAGGGCAAGCGGACCATTCCTTCGCGGGCCTACGTGGGGGCCTTTAACTTTAAAGGGGCTGACCAACAGAAAAAGGTAGGAATTCTTTCTGGTGGGGAGCGTAACCGTGTGCATCTGGCCAAAATGCTTAAAAAGGAAAGTAACGTTATTCTTCTTGATGAGCCAACAAACGATCTGGATGTCGATACCTTGCGCGCCTTGGAAGAAGCCCTCGAGGAATTTGCCGGTTGTGCTGTGGTGATTACCCATGATCGCTGGTTTTTAGACCGCTTGGCGACCCATATCCTGGCCTTTGAAGGCGATAGCCATGTGGAATGGTTTGAAGGAAACTTTGCCGACTATGAGGAAGATAAGCGCCGCCGCCTGGGCCCCGATGCCACAGAGCCCAGCCGTATTAAATATCGCCCTCTAGCGCGTTAA